One part of the Candidatus Paceibacter sp. genome encodes these proteins:
- a CDS encoding DEAD/DEAH box helicase family protein yields the protein MNGVDKKNLSEQDICSKYVLPAIVNAGWDLHKQIREQLTFTAGRVIVKGRFATRGEKKRADFILYYKNNLPIALIEAKDNNHSVGSGMQQALNYAEMLDIPFVYSTNGDAFLEHNKLAKDGLKETEISMDNFPSPDELYKRYIKAKGLSSEQQAVMEQEYHQEIGGRSPRYFQQIAINRTVEAIAKGQKRILLVMATGTGKTYTAFQIIWRLWKSKTKKRILFLVDRNILADQTMMNDFRHFGDKMTKIENRTVDKSYEIYLALYQGITGLEEEKNIFKQFSPDFFDLIIVDECHRGSARDNSQWRDVLEYYKSATQIGLTATPKETKDISTQTYFGEPVYTYSLRQGIDDGFLAPYKVIRIIIDRDVEGYRPQEGKLDKYGYEIPDRIYNTKDFDRNIVLDDRTKLVAKKITQYLKETDRVQKAIVFCVDINHAERMRQALVNENADLAAENRRYIVRITGDNEEGKKELDNFIDPESPYPVITTTSKLMTTGVDAQTCKLIVLDTNINSMTEFKQIIGRGTRLREDYNKFYFTIMDFRGATELFADPDFDGDPVVIYQPKDNEPLNPPAEAETGQDATVYNPQEEIMINDTPVLNGAGIIKDAPKKYFVNGIDVKIINERVQYIGEDGRLITESLKDYTKKNILKEHASLDKFLNAWTKSDKKEAIIKELEKKGVIFDALEQEAGKNLDPFDLICHIAYGKPPLTRKERAKNIHKKDYFAKYEGRAREIIDALVDKYADEGITAIDDIGDLSVTPFTQFGTPMEIVNNIFGGREKYLEVIKKIQESIYAN from the coding sequence ATGAACGGGGTTGATAAGAAAAATTTATCCGAGCAGGACATTTGCTCAAAATATGTTTTGCCGGCGATTGTCAACGCCGGCTGGGATTTGCACAAACAAATCAGAGAGCAACTAACTTTCACGGCGGGAAGAGTAATCGTCAAAGGGAGATTCGCGACAAGAGGCGAGAAAAAGCGCGCCGATTTTATTCTTTATTATAAAAACAATCTCCCGATAGCGCTCATAGAAGCAAAAGACAATAATCATTCCGTCGGCTCCGGTATGCAACAGGCCTTAAACTACGCCGAAATGCTGGATATTCCTTTCGTATACAGCACGAACGGAGACGCCTTTCTGGAGCATAACAAACTGGCCAAAGACGGTTTAAAAGAAACGGAAATATCAATGGATAATTTCCCGTCTCCCGATGAGCTTTACAAAAGATATATCAAAGCAAAAGGCCTTTCCTCCGAACAACAAGCCGTAATGGAGCAGGAATATCATCAAGAGATTGGAGGCAGAAGCCCGCGATACTTCCAGCAAATTGCCATCAATAGAACGGTAGAGGCAATAGCAAAAGGACAAAAGAGGATTTTACTGGTAATGGCTACCGGCACGGGAAAAACTTACACGGCCTTTCAGATAATCTGGCGGCTCTGGAAATCAAAAACCAAAAAAAGAATTCTATTTCTGGTGGACAGAAATATTCTGGCCGACCAAACGATGATGAACGACTTCCGCCACTTCGGCGACAAGATGACAAAGATTGAAAACAGGACAGTGGACAAGTCTTATGAAATTTATCTTGCTCTTTATCAAGGCATTACCGGACTGGAAGAAGAGAAAAATATTTTCAAGCAATTTTCGCCGGATTTTTTTGACCTGATAATCGTGGACGAGTGCCACAGGGGAAGCGCCAGAGATAATTCCCAGTGGCGGGATGTTCTTGAATATTACAAAAGCGCGACCCAAATCGGACTTACCGCCACACCCAAAGAAACAAAAGATATTTCCACTCAAACTTATTTCGGCGAGCCGGTATATACTTATTCTCTGCGGCAGGGAATTGATGACGGTTTTCTTGCGCCGTATAAAGTCATCAGAATAATTATTGACAGAGATGTGGAAGGATATCGCCCGCAAGAAGGTAAGTTAGACAAATACGGCTACGAAATTCCGGACAGAATTTACAACACCAAAGATTTTGACAGAAATATCGTCCTGGACGACAGGACAAAGCTGGTGGCCAAAAAGATAACCCAATATCTCAAAGAAACGGACCGGGTGCAAAAAGCCATAGTTTTTTGCGTTGACATCAACCACGCCGAAAGAATGAGACAAGCTTTGGTAAACGAAAATGCCGACCTTGCGGCGGAAAACCGCCGATACATTGTCCGCATTACCGGCGATAACGAAGAGGGCAAGAAGGAGCTGGACAATTTCATAGACCCGGAAAGCCCATACCCTGTTATAACCACCACTTCCAAACTTATGACCACTGGCGTTGACGCCCAAACCTGCAAACTGATAGTGCTTGATACCAACATCAATTCAATGACCGAGTTTAAGCAGATTATCGGCCGTGGCACGCGCCTTAGGGAAGATTACAACAAATTTTACTTCACCATTATGGATTTCCGCGGCGCCACCGAACTTTTCGCCGACCCGGATTTTGACGGCGATCCGGTGGTAATTTACCAGCCGAAAGACAACGAGCCGCTAAACCCACCCGCCGAAGCGGAAACGGGACAGGACGCGACCGTCTATAATCCCCAGGAAGAAATAATGATAAACGATACCCCTGTTCTTAATGGCGCCGGAATTATTAAAGACGCGCCTAAAAAATATTTCGTAAACGGAATAGATGTAAAGATTATCAACGAGCGGGTGCAGTACATCGGCGAGGACGGGAGGCTTATTACGGAATCGCTCAAAGATTACACCAAGAAAAACATTCTTAAAGAACACGCCTCTCTTGATAAATTTCTTAATGCCTGGACTAAATCGGACAAAAAAGAAGCGATTATAAAAGAATTGGAAAAGAAAGGGGTGATTTTTGACGCACTGGAGCAAGAAGCCGGAAAAAATCTTGACCCTTTTGACCTCATTTGCCACATAGCTTATGGCAAACCGCCGCTTACAAGAAAGGAAAGGGCGAAAAATATCCACAAAAAAGATTATTTCGCAAAATACGAAGGCAGGGCGAGAGAAATAATAGACGCGCTTGTAGACAAATACGCCGACGAGGGCATTACCGCCATTGACGATATCGGCGACCTTTCCGTTACGCCGTTTACCCAATTTGGCACGCCGATGGAAATAGTCAACAATATTTTCGGCGGGCGGGAAAAATATCTAGAAGTTATCAAAAAAATACAGGAATCAATCTACGCCAATTAA
- a CDS encoding SAM-dependent DNA methyltransferase: MPIQSTIKSIQDIMRKDAGVDGDAQRLSQLVWLLFLKIFDDKEKEYELIDNKYRSPLPNELRWRNWAQDPEGMTGDELLDFTNNKLFKKLKSLSFGANDDPRGFIVKEVFEDTYNYMKSGTLIRQVINKINEIDFNRQEDKHHFNEIYEHLLKELQSAGNAGEYYTPRPLTKFVVEMVNPKLGEIILDPSCGTGGFLVSALEHIRGKGEVKTAKDEKILQSSIRGVELKPLPHLLAITNMILHGVETPQQIKRADMLSRPIREYGPKDRVDVIVANPPFGGVVKDGTEANFPQAFRTKETADLFLVLFIHLLKPGGRAGIVLPDGTLFGEGVKSAIKEKLLQECNLHTIVRLPPGVFSPYAGVNTNLLFFEKAKPTKEVWYYQMPLPEGLRQYTKGRPIKDEEFTVVKNWWQNREKEDNKNAWKVSIDEIKARNYNLDLKNPNKKENYIRKSPEEILEGLMGKEEEIIKILREIEK; encoded by the coding sequence ATGCCTATCCAATCAACCATCAAATCAATCCAAGATATTATGCGCAAAGACGCCGGCGTGGACGGAGACGCTCAGCGACTTTCCCAGCTTGTCTGGCTTTTGTTCCTTAAAATTTTTGACGACAAAGAAAAAGAATACGAGCTGATAGACAACAAATACAGGTCCCCGTTGCCGAACGAATTGCGCTGGAGGAATTGGGCGCAAGACCCGGAAGGAATGACGGGCGATGAACTTTTAGACTTCACCAACAATAAACTTTTCAAAAAGTTAAAATCGCTTTCTTTCGGCGCCAATGACGACCCGCGCGGATTTATCGTCAAAGAAGTTTTTGAAGACACTTACAATTATATGAAGTCCGGAACACTGATCCGGCAGGTGATAAACAAGATAAACGAGATAGATTTCAACCGACAGGAAGATAAGCACCACTTCAATGAGATTTACGAGCATTTGCTCAAAGAGCTGCAAAGCGCCGGAAACGCGGGGGAATATTACACGCCAAGACCGCTTACAAAATTTGTGGTTGAAATGGTTAATCCAAAATTGGGAGAAATAATTTTGGACCCGTCTTGCGGCACAGGCGGCTTCCTTGTGAGCGCCTTGGAGCATATAAGGGGCAAAGGAGAAGTTAAGACTGCCAAAGATGAAAAAATACTTCAATCATCCATCCGCGGAGTGGAGTTAAAGCCACTTCCGCATTTGCTGGCCATTACCAATATGATTTTGCACGGAGTGGAAACGCCTCAGCAGATTAAAAGAGCCGATATGCTTTCCCGTCCGATCAGAGAATACGGCCCGAAGGACAGGGTAGATGTGATAGTGGCCAATCCGCCTTTTGGCGGGGTAGTCAAAGATGGCACGGAAGCCAACTTCCCGCAGGCCTTCAGAACCAAAGAGACGGCTGATCTTTTTCTCGTCTTATTTATCCACCTTCTAAAACCGGGAGGCAGAGCGGGGATAGTGCTTCCGGATGGAACGCTTTTCGGCGAAGGCGTGAAAAGCGCCATTAAAGAAAAACTGCTTCAGGAATGCAATCTGCATACCATTGTCCGGCTTCCGCCGGGAGTCTTCAGCCCTTACGCCGGAGTAAATACAAATCTGTTGTTTTTTGAAAAAGCAAAACCTACCAAAGAAGTTTGGTATTATCAAATGCCTTTGCCGGAAGGATTGAGGCAATACACCAAAGGCAGGCCGATAAAAGACGAGGAGTTTACAGTTGTCAAAAACTGGTGGCAAAACCGCGAAAAAGAAGACAACAAAAACGCCTGGAAAGTATCAATAGACGAAATAAAAGCCAGAAATTATAACCTAGACCTCAAAAATCCGAACAAAAAAGAAAACTACATCCGCAAATCTCCGGAGGAGATTCTGGAAGGGTTGATGGGGAAGGAAGAGGAGATTATTAAAATTTTAAGGGAGATAGAAAAATGA
- a CDS encoding nucleotidyltransferase: MISEEQVNRWANPPSDTESEKCTRSIRQITDALRNHFGDKISFVRQGSHHNRTNIRLDSDIDIAVVHKDSYYPDVSRLSETDKQLYNRYRAKAKYTYFQFKMEVYDVLKSEFGILNVERKNKCIRLKGNSSRVNADIVPAFEHHRFSSYGVISASGIGLCTDKNDLIYSFPKQHYENGVTKNDRTARAYKSVVRVFKNIRNDLKEKNLLRGGDMPSFFIECLVWNVPNNYFSGKTYREDALAVADKIWEDMHDAKIADEYAEVCNLHWLFKGSPYRTHERAKDFALQVWSHIKET, translated from the coding sequence ATGATAAGTGAAGAACAGGTTAACAGGTGGGCTAATCCGCCAAGTGACACAGAGAGTGAGAAATGCACTAGGTCTATACGACAAATTACGGATGCACTTCGTAATCATTTTGGTGACAAGATTTCTTTTGTCCGGCAAGGATCCCATCACAACCGCACAAATATCCGGCTTGATAGTGATATTGATATTGCCGTGGTGCACAAGGATTCTTACTACCCTGATGTAAGTAGACTTAGCGAGACAGACAAGCAACTTTATAATCGATATCGTGCTAAAGCCAAATACACTTACTTTCAATTTAAAATGGAGGTGTATGATGTGTTGAAGAGCGAGTTCGGCATACTTAACGTTGAACGAAAGAATAAGTGTATCCGTCTAAAAGGCAACTCGTCGCGCGTTAATGCTGACATCGTGCCGGCATTCGAGCATCACCGTTTTAGTTCGTATGGCGTTATTTCGGCGAGCGGAATCGGTCTCTGTACGGATAAAAATGATCTAATTTATAGCTTTCCGAAGCAACACTACGAGAATGGCGTAACAAAAAACGATAGGACTGCCCGGGCATACAAGTCTGTGGTGCGAGTATTCAAAAACATCAGAAATGATTTAAAGGAAAAAAATTTGCTCCGGGGCGGCGATATGCCTTCATTCTTTATTGAATGTCTTGTCTGGAACGTACCAAACAATTATTTTTCTGGAAAGACATATCGAGAAGACGCATTGGCGGTAGCCGACAAGATTTGGGAGGACATGCATGATGCAAAAATTGCTGATGAATACGCTGAAGTATGCAATCTTCACTGGTTATTCAAAGGCAGCCCATACCGCACCCACGAGCGAGCGAAAGATTTTGCGCTTCAAGTCTGGTCCCACATAAAGGAAACATGA
- the recR gene encoding recombination protein RecR, producing MNLEKLIEMFLKFPGVGPRQARRFVYFLAGENKGFVDSLSKLIAEIKSGMRQCESCFHYFEQGNLEVSLPSGSKTSKCKICAGIGRDVSLLMVVEKDVDLENIERTRVFNGRYFVLGGVVELNGGGKTENVRLKELFEKVKKEKPREVILATGATTEGESTNLYIKRLLEPLGVKITKLGRGLSTGAELEYSDSDTIENALENRK from the coding sequence ATGAACCTGGAAAAGTTAATTGAAATGTTTTTAAAGTTCCCGGGCGTCGGGCCGCGCCAGGCCCGGCGGTTTGTTTATTTTCTGGCCGGAGAAAATAAGGGTTTTGTTGATTCCCTGTCCAAACTCATTGCCGAAATAAAAAGCGGAATGAGGCAGTGTGAATCTTGTTTTCATTATTTTGAACAGGGAAACTTGGAAGTTTCGCTTCCAAGTGGAAGCAAAACTTCCAAGTGCAAAATTTGCGCGGGTATAGGACGTGATGTTTCCTTGTTGATGGTGGTGGAAAAAGACGTTGATTTGGAAAATATAGAACGGACGCGTGTTTTTAACGGAAGATATTTCGTGCTTGGCGGCGTGGTGGAATTAAACGGCGGCGGAAAAACTGAAAATGTCCGGCTCAAGGAGTTGTTTGAAAAAGTTAAAAAAGAAAAACCGCGGGAAGTTATTCTGGCCACCGGCGCCACGACGGAAGGAGAAAGCACCAATCTTTACATCAAAAGACTGCTGGAGCCGTTGGGGGTTAAGATAACGAAACTCGGACGAGGCCTTTCCACTGGCGCCGAATTGGAATACAGCGACAGCGACACCATAGAAAACGCGCTGGAAAACAGAAAATGA
- a CDS encoding magnesium transporter CorA family protein — protein MISSHKRKNLSWTDLESPTPEEVKEVMQKFAIPPAVADELLRPTVRPKVDAYDKFIYLVLHFPVYDIVRKTSSPCEIDFIVGKNFIITTHYQSIIPLHEMIKTFEVDSLMGEKNMSKSTSRLMFLIIRHLYDFALRQLDHVQEKISIIEEHVFKGLEKEMVKEISFVQRDILEFERSVHAHKSVMASLEAIDGKLMGEEFQRYLRIIEGELGRVESLLDNSRQAIEILRETNNSLLSNRTNEIMKTLTIMAFITFPVMFLSSLFSMNTNSLPIVGKTGDFWIVVFLMIAAAGATFSVFKKKKWL, from the coding sequence ATGATTTCTTCCCACAAGCGCAAAAATCTTTCCTGGACGGATTTGGAGTCGCCCACGCCGGAAGAGGTTAAAGAAGTGATGCAAAAATTCGCCATTCCGCCCGCGGTGGCCGACGAGCTTCTGCGCCCCACAGTCCGCCCCAAGGTTGACGCTTACGACAAATTTATTTATCTCGTCCTGCACTTCCCTGTTTATGATATCGTTAGAAAGACCAGCTCCCCCTGCGAAATAGACTTTATCGTCGGAAAAAATTTCATAATCACCACCCACTACCAGTCCATCATTCCTCTGCACGAAATGATAAAAACTTTTGAGGTTGACTCTCTGATGGGAGAAAAGAATATGTCCAAAAGCACCAGCCGCCTGATGTTTCTCATCATCCGGCATTTATACGACTTCGCCTTGCGGCAGCTGGATCACGTCCAGGAAAAAATATCCATTATAGAAGAGCATGTGTTCAAAGGGTTGGAGAAAGAGATGGTAAAGGAAATTTCTTTCGTTCAGCGGGACATTTTGGAGTTTGAGCGGTCGGTGCACGCGCATAAAAGTGTCATGGCGTCGCTGGAAGCCATAGACGGAAAATTGATGGGCGAGGAATTCCAACGCTATTTGAGAATAATTGAAGGAGAGCTGGGTCGGGTTGAGAGCTTGCTGGACAATTCCCGCCAGGCCATAGAAATTCTGCGAGAAACAAACAATTCCCTGCTCTCCAACCGCACTAATGAGATTATGAAAACTTTGACCATCATGGCTTTTATCACCTTTCCGGTAATGTTCTTGTCCAGTCTGTTCAGTATGAACACCAACTCTTTGCCTATCGTCGGGAAAACCGGAGATTTCTGGATAGTGGTATTTTTGATGATTGCCGCCGCCGGCGCGACCTTCTCCGTATTTAAAAAGAAAAAGTGGCTGTAA
- the rplI gene encoding 50S ribosomal protein L9, with the protein MKVILNQDVSGVGRKHEVKNVSDGYARNFLFPRKLAQAATEQAVMSAEKIKKQKEEERKITEDIMEKNIKALSGVKITLKEKANEKGHLFSNIRAEEISKRLKEEHRLDIPAKMIEMPEHLKELGVHKAKVKNQEFEIEILPL; encoded by the coding sequence ATGAAAGTAATTCTAAATCAGGACGTGTCCGGGGTGGGCAGAAAACACGAGGTTAAAAACGTCAGCGACGGCTACGCGCGCAACTTTCTTTTTCCGCGCAAATTGGCGCAGGCCGCCACGGAACAGGCGGTAATGTCGGCGGAGAAAATCAAGAAACAAAAAGAGGAAGAAAGAAAGATAACGGAAGACATTATGGAAAAAAACATCAAAGCATTGAGCGGCGTAAAAATCACCCTCAAAGAAAAAGCCAACGAAAAAGGCCATCTTTTCTCCAACATCCGCGCCGAAGAAATAAGCAAGAGGCTGAAAGAAGAACACCGCCTGGACATTCCGGCAAAAATGATAGAAATGCCGGAGCACTTAAAGGAGCTCGGCGTCCACAAAGCCAAAGTCAAAAATCAAGAGTTTGAAATAGAAATCCTGCCGCTGTAA
- a CDS encoding PD-(D/E)XK nuclease family protein: protein MSEYYKPNRGESWNYGGKTKIDLFLECPRCFYLDNKLGVKRVPGFPFALNSAVDHLLKQEFDIHRAKNEQHPLQKEYGLDARPVAHEELDEWRRNFGGIKFLHKPTGLLVTGAIDDLWINGEGEYIVVDYKATAKDEAVKELDKEWQSGYKRQMEVYQWLLRQNGYKVSDIGYFVYCTGKMDRKAFDKRIDFDINLIAHKGEDSWVEGILLKIKKCLDSAIIPKSSKICDHCAYWNSRKKFEE from the coding sequence ATGTCCGAGTATTATAAGCCAAACAGGGGAGAGTCGTGGAATTACGGCGGGAAAACAAAAATTGACTTGTTTTTGGAGTGTCCGAGGTGTTTTTATCTGGACAACAAGCTGGGGGTAAAGCGGGTGCCCGGTTTCCCATTCGCTTTAAACAGCGCGGTGGACCATCTGCTCAAGCAGGAATTTGACATTCATCGCGCTAAGAACGAACAGCATCCGCTGCAAAAAGAATACGGGTTGGACGCGAGGCCTGTTGCTCACGAGGAGTTGGACGAATGGCGGAGAAATTTTGGCGGGATAAAATTCTTGCACAAGCCGACGGGTTTACTGGTTACCGGCGCAATTGACGATTTGTGGATAAACGGGGAAGGGGAATACATCGTCGTTGACTATAAGGCCACCGCCAAAGACGAGGCGGTAAAAGAGCTTGATAAAGAATGGCAGAGCGGCTACAAACGTCAGATGGAGGTGTACCAGTGGCTGCTGCGGCAAAACGGATATAAAGTTTCGGACATCGGCTACTTTGTTTACTGCACCGGCAAAATGGACCGGAAGGCTTTTGACAAAAGAATTGATTTTGACATCAATCTGATAGCGCACAAAGGGGAAGATTCCTGGGTAGAAGGGATTTTGCTCAAAATCAAAAAATGCCTGGACAGCGCCATTATTCCAAAATCAAGCAAAATTTGCGACCATTGCGCCTACTGGAACTCCAGAAAAAAGTTTGAAGAGTAA
- the rpmA gene encoding 50S ribosomal protein L27, translating to MAHVKAGGTTHNLRDSAPKYRGIKIHDGQTAKAGSIIVRQKGVKIMAGKNAKMGKDCTIFSLKEGVVKFTDVRKVSYDGNVKRKKVASVV from the coding sequence ATGGCACACGTAAAAGCCGGAGGTACAACACATAACCTAAGAGATTCCGCTCCTAAATATCGCGGGATTAAGATTCATGACGGCCAGACCGCGAAGGCCGGTTCTATTATCGTCCGCCAGAAAGGGGTTAAGATAATGGCCGGCAAAAACGCCAAGATGGGCAAGGATTGCACCATCTTCTCTCTTAAAGAAGGCGTCGTTAAATTCACTGACGTTAGAAAAGTCTCTTACGACGGCAACGTCAAAAGGAAAAAAGTCGCCAGCGTCGTTTAA
- a CDS encoding S41 family peptidase, with translation MQKRKKLFTWISCFLAALLIFSAGAYFGYSQIPDVEIVTGLANKETEKPAEVDFSPFWKAWSVIKSKYVSAGDADDQKLVWGAVEGLTKSLGDPHSVFFPPQEAKEFEENIRGDFGGVGMEIGVKGGYVTVIAPLKDTPAYRAGIKAGDKILKIGDKEALDMSAEEAARLIRGEIGTTVALLILQKDQDEPKEFKITRAKITVPILDTEQLPGGIFVIKLYSFSGNSDKEFRQAIRDFVYSGKDKLIIDLRGNPGGFLESAVDISSWFLPAGEVVAREKFASGEENLFRSKGYDVFKNLPLAILVNEGSASASEIMAGALQEHGKAKLVGTKTYGKGSVQELFEITPDTSLKLTIAKWLTPNGRSISDLGLEPDYKVEITKKDVEAEKDPQMEKAIEVVKNWGKL, from the coding sequence ATGCAAAAAAGAAAAAAACTTTTTACCTGGATAAGCTGCTTTTTGGCGGCTTTATTGATTTTTTCCGCCGGAGCTTACTTCGGTTATTCACAGATACCGGATGTGGAGATAGTGACGGGTTTGGCGAATAAAGAGACGGAAAAGCCGGCCGAGGTTGATTTTTCTCCGTTCTGGAAGGCTTGGTCTGTCATCAAATCAAAATACGTTTCCGCCGGCGACGCGGACGACCAGAAGCTTGTCTGGGGCGCCGTGGAAGGGCTGACAAAATCATTAGGCGACCCGCATTCAGTGTTCTTCCCGCCGCAGGAAGCGAAAGAATTTGAGGAAAACATCAGAGGCGACTTCGGCGGCGTGGGAATGGAAATAGGGGTTAAAGGAGGCTACGTCACGGTAATAGCGCCGCTTAAAGATACTCCGGCTTATCGCGCCGGCATTAAAGCGGGCGACAAAATTTTAAAAATTGGCGATAAGGAAGCTTTGGATATGAGCGCGGAAGAAGCGGCTCGGCTCATCCGCGGAGAGATAGGCACTACGGTCGCCCTCCTGATATTGCAGAAAGACCAGGACGAGCCTAAAGAATTTAAAATAACGAGGGCCAAAATCACCGTGCCTATTTTGGACACGGAGCAATTGCCGGGTGGCATATTCGTCATCAAGCTTTACAGCTTCTCCGGCAACTCCGACAAAGAATTCCGCCAGGCCATCCGAGACTTCGTCTATTCCGGCAAAGATAAGCTCATTATAGACCTGCGGGGCAATCCGGGTGGATTTTTGGAATCGGCGGTGGACATATCCAGCTGGTTCTTGCCGGCGGGAGAAGTGGTAGCCAGGGAAAAATTCGCCAGCGGAGAAGAAAATCTCTTTCGCAGCAAAGGCTATGATGTCTTTAAAAATCTTCCTTTGGCGATATTGGTCAACGAGGGCAGCGCCTCCGCTTCCGAGATTATGGCTGGCGCTTTGCAGGAGCACGGCAAAGCCAAGCTCGTCGGAACAAAAACTTACGGCAAGGGTTCGGTGCAGGAATTGTTTGAGATAACGCCGGACACCTCGCTCAAGCTCACTATCGCCAAATGGTTAACCCCCAATGGCCGTTCCATCTCCGACCTCGGCCTGGAACCGGATTACAAGGTGGAAATAACCAAGAAAGACGTGGAAGCCGAAAAAGACCCCCAAATGGAAAAGGCGATAGAGGTGGTCAAGAATTGGGGTAAATTATAA
- the dnaB gene encoding replicative DNA helicase — translation MSDEFKSLSVRIPPHNLEAEKSVLGALMLEPKVMDVVVDILQPEDFYHNKHQAIYEAIMDLHSKREPIDVLSLSNRLKEKKLLENVGGSAYLAELVNYVPTASNAKHYAEIVHKKSVLRDLIESSSHISQLGYKEEEEIDSLLDEAEKKIFSIARMSSKQRFVNMKTSMMDAWERFDKLHKSKGELRGTPTGFSELDNLLAGFQKSDLIILAARPSMGKSALALDIARNVACKYSIPVGIFSLEMSTQSLVDRMIASEAHVDSWKLRTGKLSSEEEFTRIRDALDRLSTAPIFIDDESSVNIMQMRAKARRLQAEHGLGLLVVDYLQLMVPRQKSDNMVQQITEISRSLKGLAKDLEVPVLALSQLARAVELRNPPIPKLHDLRDSGSIEQDADVVMFIYREDKYKPDTDRKNIAEIHVEKHRNGPTGKIDLYFNPEKVSFSGIERGDFGSF, via the coding sequence ATGTCCGACGAATTCAAATCTTTGTCCGTGAGAATCCCGCCCCACAATCTTGAGGCGGAAAAATCTGTTTTGGGGGCGCTGATGCTTGAGCCGAAGGTAATGGACGTGGTGGTGGATATTCTTCAGCCGGAAGATTTTTACCACAACAAACATCAGGCGATTTACGAAGCAATAATGGACCTGCACTCCAAACGGGAGCCGATAGACGTTCTCTCGCTTTCCAACCGGCTTAAAGAAAAAAAGCTTTTGGAAAACGTCGGCGGCAGCGCCTACCTCGCGGAACTGGTCAATTACGTGCCTACCGCCAGCAACGCCAAACATTACGCCGAGATAGTCCACAAGAAAAGCGTCCTGAGGGACCTGATAGAATCCTCCAGCCACATCTCCCAGCTCGGCTACAAAGAGGAGGAAGAGATTGACTCCCTTCTGGACGAAGCGGAGAAAAAGATATTCAGCATCGCCAGAATGTCATCCAAACAAAGATTTGTGAATATGAAGACATCCATGATGGATGCCTGGGAGAGGTTTGACAAGCTGCATAAGTCCAAGGGCGAACTGCGAGGCACGCCGACCGGATTTTCCGAGCTGGACAATTTGCTGGCCGGATTCCAGAAATCAGACCTCATCATTCTTGCCGCCCGGCCTTCCATGGGTAAATCGGCGCTGGCTTTGGACATTGCCCGCAACGTGGCCTGTAAATATAGTATACCTGTGGGCATCTTTAGTCTTGAAATGTCCACCCAGTCTTTGGTGGACAGAATGATCGCTTCGGAAGCGCACGTTGACTCGTGGAAATTGCGTACCGGCAAACTTTCCAGCGAAGAAGAGTTCACCAGGATAAGAGACGCTTTGGACAGGCTTTCCACCGCGCCGATATTCATAGACGACGAATCATCCGTAAACATTATGCAGATGAGAGCCAAAGCCAGGCGGCTGCAGGCGGAACACGGCCTTGGGCTTCTGGTCGTTGATTATCTCCAGCTTATGGTGCCGCGGCAGAAGTCCGACAACATGGTCCAGCAGATAACGGAAATTTCCCGCTCGCTCAAAGGATTGGCCAAAGATCTGGAGGTACCGGTGCTGGCGCTGTCGCAGCTGGCCAGAGCGGTGGAATTGAGAAATCCGCCCATTCCTAAACTGCACGACCTGCGCGATTCCGGCTCAATTGAGCAGGACGCGGACGTTGTTATGTTTATTTATCGGGAGGATAAATACAAACCGGACACGGACAGAAAGAACATAGCCGAGATTCACGTTGAGAAGCATAGAAACGGCCCCACTGGAAAAATAGACCTGTATTTTAATCCGGAAAAAGTCAGCTTCAGCGGCATAGAAAGGGGCGATTTTGGAAGTTTTTAA